A region of Salirhabdus salicampi DNA encodes the following proteins:
- a CDS encoding arsenic resistance protein: protein MNIFDKYYILFVFVSIVLGFGLGQINTVPDLAEAVIVPLLIGMLYFTFLEIPIRKVVSSYKHIRFTSASLIINFLWSPFVAWILAQCFLTQHFALYVGFLLLIVTPCTDWYLIFTKASNGNVHLSTAILPLNFLVQIVLLPVFLYVFVGITGILHLVDVIKSIFLMFIFPMFGAFLTKQIGKTKTVQRLQLSISNIPTVLLLLAITAMFTSQGGMFIQHIRSIWWICIPLALFFFINYVVSFIVAKKLQFPKRDRISLHFTTLARNSPLALAFAMTTFPNEPLIALLLATVPLLELPFLAALSGLLK from the coding sequence ATGAATATCTTTGATAAATATTATATTCTCTTTGTTTTTGTATCGATCGTCTTAGGATTTGGATTAGGCCAAATCAATACGGTCCCCGACCTCGCAGAAGCCGTTATCGTACCTCTATTAATCGGAATGTTATATTTCACCTTTTTGGAAATTCCCATTCGAAAAGTAGTGTCTTCTTATAAACACATTCGGTTCACGAGTGCTTCTCTTATAATTAACTTTCTATGGTCCCCATTTGTCGCATGGATCTTAGCACAATGTTTCTTAACCCAACATTTTGCTCTGTATGTTGGGTTTCTTCTATTGATTGTTACACCTTGTACAGATTGGTATCTCATTTTCACAAAAGCATCTAATGGAAATGTTCACTTATCGACAGCGATATTACCGTTGAATTTCCTCGTCCAAATTGTGTTATTACCGGTTTTCTTATATGTTTTTGTTGGAATAACCGGGATACTACATCTTGTAGACGTAATAAAAAGTATTTTTCTCATGTTCATATTTCCTATGTTTGGTGCATTCTTGACAAAACAGATTGGTAAGACTAAGACTGTTCAACGTCTTCAATTAAGCATTTCGAACATACCTACAGTCCTTTTATTGTTAGCTATCACTGCAATGTTTACCTCCCAAGGAGGCATGTTTATACAACATATTCGCTCCATTTGGTGGATTTGTATCCCGTTAGCCTTATTCTTTTTTATTAATTATGTAGTTAGTTTTATTGTTGCAAAGAAATTACAGTTTCCAAAACGTGATCGCATAAGCTTACACTTTACAACATTGGCTCGTAACTCTCCACTCGCTTTAGCTTTTGCGATGACTACTTTTCCCAATGAACCTTTGATAGCATTATTGTTAGCGACGGTCCCTTTACTTGAACTCCCTTTTTTGGCGGCGTTATCTGGACTATTAAAATGA
- the thiE gene encoding thiamine phosphate synthase yields the protein MVDRNKLSHDLKVYFIMGSIDSERNPVYVLEEAIIGGITMFQYREKGEGALTSRAKLELGREMQAICQTYNVPFIVNDDVPLAVELDADGVHIGQDDEPAHVVRKQIGRDKILGVSAHTIEEGKKAIEDGADYLGVGPIFPTQSKSDIVKQQDPSIIYSFRQNGLKIPIVGIGGITAENAHLVMNAGADGVSVISAISRAHDVKEATKSLRKRILD from the coding sequence ATGGTTGATCGTAATAAACTATCCCATGATTTAAAAGTGTATTTTATTATGGGTAGTATAGATAGTGAGCGTAACCCTGTGTACGTATTAGAGGAAGCAATCATTGGCGGTATTACGATGTTTCAATACCGTGAAAAAGGGGAAGGAGCCTTAACCAGCAGGGCTAAATTAGAGTTAGGTCGTGAAATGCAAGCCATTTGTCAGACGTACAATGTCCCTTTCATTGTCAATGATGATGTCCCTTTAGCTGTCGAATTAGATGCAGATGGGGTTCACATCGGTCAAGATGATGAACCAGCCCACGTCGTTCGGAAACAAATAGGGCGAGATAAAATTTTAGGGGTGTCAGCCCATACAATTGAAGAAGGGAAGAAGGCAATTGAAGATGGTGCAGACTATTTAGGGGTAGGACCTATTTTCCCAACCCAATCAAAGTCGGACATTGTGAAACAGCAAGATCCCTCTATTATATATTCATTTCGTCAAAACGGATTGAAGATTCCAATCGTTGGTATAGGTGGGATCACTGCTGAAAATGCCCACCTTGTTATGAATGCTGGTGCTGATGGGGTATCGGTCATTTCTGCAATATCCCGGGCACATGATGTTAAGGAAGCAACGAAATCGCTAAGAAAAAGGATATTAGATTGA
- a CDS encoding YitT family protein — translation MDTIKKAIILGAAAIIQGAAMATFLFPYYIPSGGAASVGVLLKYLCNVPYAISLLVLNASLLLVAAKWLGRSNALWTMYCVTVTSAMIDFVSSYMREPLTNIYIDLVFGAVLFGVGLGILFRMGASSGGMDILALIVAKVMRRTPGRILFWINSSLLLLTGIVVDWMIIVYALICQYIGTRIIDVIYQLPIKQLKGQNI, via the coding sequence ATGGATACGATAAAAAAAGCGATAATTCTAGGAGCAGCAGCGATTATACAAGGAGCTGCTATGGCAACGTTTCTGTTCCCGTATTACATTCCCTCTGGTGGGGCTGCTAGTGTAGGAGTACTATTAAAATATTTATGTAATGTCCCATATGCGATTAGTTTACTCGTGTTGAATGCGAGTTTGTTATTAGTAGCGGCGAAATGGTTAGGCAGAAGCAACGCTTTATGGACGATGTATTGTGTCACCGTAACATCGGCTATGATCGATTTTGTTTCTAGCTATATGAGAGAACCTCTTACAAATATATATATAGATCTCGTTTTCGGTGCTGTTCTATTCGGTGTTGGTCTTGGGATATTGTTTCGTATGGGGGCGTCATCCGGAGGAATGGATATTTTGGCATTAATCGTCGCAAAAGTAATGCGACGAACACCTGGACGAATATTATTTTGGATTAACAGCAGTTTACTTTTACTAACCGGAATTGTCGTTGATTGGATGATTATCGTATATGCACTTATTTGTCAGTACATTGGCACAAGAATTATTGACGTTATTTATCAACTTCCTATTAAACAATTGAAAGGTCAAAACATATAA
- a CDS encoding phosphotransferase family protein, translating into MRIEDVLHELQLHQRIISYDRILDGLDSFVWKVKTVDNGTYALRVLPVDKHHQFVVERQTMDILKKHHIPVPDIHFLEKTQSFSIMLMDWVKGRTVIDELKQCPENAEQIGFQFGKVQAKIHRIRGNIDGNWLLPKTKDEENIQQHIASLHDKTPPSLLHLDYHPLNVLTDGENISGVIDWVNASIGDYRYDVARTLSLLRLEHDHLVHSASISTLETFEKGWSNGYGISDVEDLSLFCLWAGFRLKWYYENKNSPEKIKIIESWIKDWRKKAGGGNETIDRMY; encoded by the coding sequence ATGAGGATAGAGGATGTTTTACACGAGTTACAACTGCATCAACGGATAATAAGTTATGACCGGATCCTCGATGGACTCGACAGTTTTGTGTGGAAAGTAAAAACAGTTGACAATGGAACTTACGCTTTACGGGTACTACCGGTCGATAAGCATCATCAGTTTGTGGTAGAGAGGCAGACGATGGACATTTTGAAAAAACATCATATTCCTGTTCCGGACATACATTTCTTAGAGAAAACACAATCATTTTCGATCATGTTGATGGATTGGGTAAAAGGACGAACTGTAATTGATGAATTAAAACAATGTCCTGAAAATGCTGAACAAATAGGGTTTCAATTTGGAAAAGTTCAAGCAAAAATTCATCGTATTCGTGGCAATATAGACGGAAACTGGCTTTTACCGAAAACAAAGGATGAAGAGAATATCCAACAACATATTGCTTCTTTACATGACAAAACACCACCATCCTTACTTCATTTGGACTATCATCCTCTTAACGTTTTAACAGACGGTGAGAACATAAGTGGGGTAATTGATTGGGTAAATGCTTCCATAGGTGATTACCGTTATGATGTTGCAAGAACGTTGTCGTTACTCCGTCTAGAGCATGATCATCTTGTTCACTCTGCTTCAATATCAACCCTCGAAACATTTGAAAAAGGTTGGTCAAATGGATATGGTATTTCTGATGTGGAGGATCTTTCTCTATTTTGCCTATGGGCAGGTTTTCGTCTGAAGTGGTATTACGAAAATAAAAATAGTCCAGAGAAGATCAAAATAATAGAAAGTTGGATTAAGGATTGGCGTAAAAAAGCTGGGGGTGGAAACGAAACGATAGATAGAATGTATTGA
- a CDS encoding VOC family protein: MNKILDHIGIAVRDMEKSIQFHIEILGGTLVDRYRSDKPGVESEIAVIDLNGSRIELLSPTNNTTSPIARFLKQKGKGVHHVAYRVHNLLKEIEDAKQNGIRVLEDTYRTNKHGRRLIYLNPADTEGTIIEYCDYPEGNQLKADQGIT; this comes from the coding sequence ATGAATAAAATACTTGATCATATTGGCATTGCAGTTCGTGATATGGAGAAAAGTATTCAATTCCACATTGAAATACTAGGTGGAACATTAGTCGATCGATATCGAAGTGACAAGCCTGGAGTAGAGAGTGAAATTGCGGTGATTGATTTAAACGGCAGCCGCATTGAATTGTTATCACCGACGAACAATACAACGTCACCTATCGCCCGTTTCCTAAAGCAGAAAGGGAAAGGTGTACATCACGTAGCATACCGTGTTCATAATTTATTAAAGGAAATTGAAGATGCGAAGCAAAACGGTATTCGAGTACTAGAAGATACATATCGTACAAACAAGCATGGACGTCGCCTTATTTATTTAAATCCCGCGGATACAGAAGGAACTATTATTGAGTATTGTGATTATCCCGAGGGCAATCAACTAAAAGCTGATCAAGGAATCACTTAA
- a CDS encoding GDSL-type esterase/lipase family protein gives MFKRKVWALLLVFLVILPAQVFALPVGDGGPTIGKKERITLVALGDSIAYGTGADDNYGYVDRYADYLRERGNQVNLQNYAIPGLTTEELQSLVEYSPILKVAIKKADIVTISIGGNDLLECINLETGDVDEDCSSATTVLNSFHEVIKTIKSYNNDVDIKTLNIYNPILDVQSENYKKAEKILHFVNTSFRSSHSQIMDVYSAFQHNLSKYTHILEGDIHPNDDGHEVIAKLHYED, from the coding sequence ATGTTTAAAAGGAAGGTATGGGCGTTATTGCTGGTGTTTTTGGTAATATTACCAGCGCAAGTGTTTGCATTGCCAGTTGGAGATGGTGGTCCAACTATTGGAAAAAAAGAAAGGATCACACTTGTCGCGTTGGGGGATTCGATTGCTTATGGAACTGGAGCTGATGACAATTATGGGTACGTTGATCGTTATGCAGATTATTTAAGAGAAAGAGGGAATCAAGTAAATTTACAGAACTACGCTATCCCTGGCTTAACAACAGAAGAACTTCAATCGTTGGTTGAATATAGCCCAATTTTGAAAGTTGCAATCAAAAAAGCCGATATTGTTACGATAAGCATTGGCGGGAATGATCTATTAGAATGTATTAATTTGGAAACAGGAGATGTGGATGAAGATTGTTCAAGTGCAACAACTGTTCTAAATTCCTTTCACGAGGTTATAAAGACCATTAAATCTTACAATAACGATGTTGATATCAAAACGCTAAACATATATAACCCCATTTTAGATGTACAATCAGAAAATTATAAAAAAGCAGAAAAAATTCTTCATTTTGTAAATACATCTTTCCGTTCTTCTCATAGCCAAATAATGGATGTATATTCAGCCTTCCAACATAATCTGTCGAAGTACACCCATATTCTAGAGGGTGACATCCACCCTAACGACGATGGCCACGAAGTAATCGCAAAACTGCATTATGAAGACTAA
- a CDS encoding 3-oxoacyl-ACP reductase, which produces MNIQEQTVLVTGGSRGLGEQIVRAFAKEGANVVVNYYQSEEKAIALANELGENVIAIQADVRNKEEVEGMVNRAKEVFSTSITTIINNALVGFKFDPTAQQTAFDISWEQFETQLEGSVKGALNTVQACLQDMKEIGFGRIINVGTNLFQNPVVPYHEYTTGKAALVGFTRNFARELGQYGITVNMISGGLLKETDASSVTTEEVFNIIQTTTPLQKVTTPAEFADTALFFASPWSRAVTGQNLVVDGGLVMD; this is translated from the coding sequence ATGAACATTCAAGAACAAACAGTCTTAGTTACAGGAGGTAGCCGAGGCTTAGGAGAACAAATTGTACGTGCATTTGCGAAAGAAGGGGCAAATGTTGTCGTCAATTACTATCAAAGTGAGGAAAAAGCGATTGCACTGGCAAATGAGCTAGGAGAAAACGTAATTGCAATTCAAGCTGATGTAAGAAATAAAGAAGAAGTGGAAGGTATGGTAAATCGAGCGAAGGAAGTTTTCAGTACCTCCATCACCACGATCATAAATAATGCGTTAGTCGGCTTTAAATTTGATCCAACTGCACAACAAACTGCTTTTGATATAAGTTGGGAGCAGTTTGAAACACAGCTTGAAGGTAGTGTGAAAGGGGCATTAAATACAGTTCAAGCGTGCTTGCAAGATATGAAGGAAATCGGATTTGGAAGAATTATTAACGTTGGAACGAATTTATTTCAAAACCCTGTCGTTCCGTATCATGAATATACAACAGGAAAGGCTGCCTTAGTTGGATTCACACGAAATTTTGCCCGTGAGTTAGGTCAATACGGAATTACGGTAAATATGATTTCTGGCGGATTATTAAAGGAAACAGATGCAAGTAGCGTAACGACAGAAGAAGTGTTCAATATTATCCAAACCACTACACCATTACAAAAAGTGACGACACCAGCAGAATTTGCTGATACAGCGTTGTTTTTTGCTTCACCTTGGTCTAGGGCTGTTACTGGCCAAAACCTTGTCGTTGATGGCGGACTTGTAATGGATTAA
- a CDS encoding DUF2164 domain-containing protein, giving the protein MNKKLTKETRNHMIREIQTYFSEERSENIGDLAGENLLVFIEEKIAPHYFNQGIEETKVMIEQKVMNIEEDIDSLKRPLQLKRR; this is encoded by the coding sequence ATGAACAAAAAACTAACGAAAGAAACACGAAATCATATGATAAGAGAAATCCAAACTTATTTTTCAGAGGAACGATCTGAAAACATTGGTGATTTAGCGGGGGAAAATCTCCTCGTATTTATAGAAGAAAAAATTGCACCACATTATTTTAACCAAGGTATAGAGGAAACAAAGGTAATGATTGAACAAAAGGTAATGAATATAGAAGAAGATATAGATTCTCTTAAGCGGCCATTACAGCTAAAGAGACGATAG
- a CDS encoding ABC transporter permease produces MGILQSIKKHANSWAILSIILLIIVILPNSAILFQMFTAPNENWEHIQQFMLIKYVGNTLLIVTLTSVLTIILGTSLAWLMAAYNFPLRRFFKWGILLPLAFPPYIAAYTYHGILDYTGVLQTTLRKQGIYIDQRFVDIMNIQGTIFIFTLFLYPYVYSLTHAYLVKQSASLIENARLLGKSGFQIFIQIVIPISRVAIVGGVSLVALEVLNDYGVVEYYGIQTFTTAIFQTWFGLGDLHSTMKLAGILIGVVLVILIVEKILRGRKQFSFSTSDGRSLRMKTLSPRKGMLVTAYCFVIFSLGFLIPVTQLIGWMLRTYNKVLNEQFFSIIKNSILVASAASLSIVVISLIVANFTRLTKGWIANASSKVMILGYSTPGSVIAVGVLTMMIALDQRVIELYSFLGVHPSFVFSTSLFMLIFAYIIRFLAIGYNSIESGFEKIGNQYTEASRMLGMNVTKTFFLIDIKLIKHAVMAGFILSFVETLKELPLTLLLSPFNFSTLSTKAFQYASDEMIQEAALPSLLIIFISGLFIFLFHHYFEKEL; encoded by the coding sequence ATGGGTATCTTACAATCTATCAAAAAACATGCAAATAGCTGGGCGATTCTTAGTATTATTTTACTAATTATCGTAATCCTACCGAATAGCGCAATTCTATTTCAAATGTTCACAGCGCCAAATGAGAATTGGGAACACATTCAACAATTTATGTTGATAAAATATGTAGGTAATACCCTGCTAATTGTTACATTAACAAGTGTACTTACTATTATTTTGGGAACAAGTTTAGCATGGTTAATGGCCGCATATAATTTTCCGTTACGTCGTTTTTTCAAATGGGGAATCCTCCTCCCCCTTGCCTTTCCACCTTATATTGCAGCCTATACATATCATGGGATATTAGATTATACTGGCGTTCTGCAAACAACTTTACGAAAACAGGGGATTTATATTGACCAACGTTTTGTAGACATTATGAATATTCAAGGAACGATCTTTATTTTCACTTTGTTTCTATATCCTTATGTTTATAGTTTGACTCACGCCTATCTAGTAAAACAATCAGCATCATTAATTGAAAATGCTAGATTATTAGGAAAAAGTGGTTTTCAAATATTCATCCAAATCGTTATACCTATTTCTCGTGTAGCAATCGTCGGAGGCGTTAGTCTCGTCGCACTAGAAGTATTAAATGATTATGGGGTAGTGGAATATTACGGAATCCAAACGTTTACAACCGCCATCTTTCAGACATGGTTCGGATTAGGCGATTTACACTCTACCATGAAATTGGCGGGAATATTAATTGGTGTCGTTTTAGTTATTTTAATCGTTGAAAAAATTTTAAGAGGACGTAAACAATTTAGCTTTTCTACTTCAGACGGAAGATCCTTACGAATGAAAACTTTATCACCCCGAAAGGGAATGCTCGTTACCGCCTACTGTTTTGTGATTTTTTCTCTTGGTTTCCTAATACCAGTCACACAATTAATCGGATGGATGTTAAGGACGTATAACAAAGTATTAAACGAACAGTTTTTTTCCATTATAAAAAACTCTATTTTGGTTGCATCGGCTGCCTCACTATCAATTGTGGTGATTTCGTTAATCGTAGCTAATTTCACCCGATTAACGAAAGGTTGGATAGCAAATGCTTCTTCAAAGGTAATGATTCTCGGCTATTCCACACCAGGATCAGTGATTGCTGTCGGAGTTTTAACTATGATGATTGCTTTAGATCAAAGGGTCATTGAATTGTATAGTTTTTTAGGTGTGCATCCGTCATTCGTTTTCAGCACGAGCTTGTTTATGCTTATCTTCGCATATATCATTCGTTTTTTAGCAATTGGTTATAATTCGATAGAATCTGGCTTCGAAAAAATTGGCAACCAGTATACAGAAGCATCTCGAATGCTAGGTATGAACGTCACAAAAACTTTCTTTCTGATTGATATAAAATTGATTAAGCACGCTGTGATGGCAGGGTTTATCCTTTCATTTGTGGAAACATTAAAAGAATTACCGTTAACACTGCTTTTAAGCCCATTTAATTTTAGTACGCTATCTACGAAAGCTTTTCAATATGCAAGTGATGAAATGATACAAGAAGCTGCCCTTCCGTCACTTTTGATTATCTTCATAAGCGGACTCTTTATCTTCCTATTCCATCACTATTTCGAGAAGGAGTTGTAA
- a CDS encoding ABC transporter ATP-binding protein, producing MSYVTIENLQFHYNGVNDHTIEHFNLLIERGEILSILGSSGSGKSTVLRLIAGLEIPSQGTIKINGEVMASKDHFIEPEKRGIGMVFQDYALFPHMTVGKNITYGLKKWSRLQKKERLQEMLSLVNLTNYTYRYPYELSGGQQQRVALARALAPNPSLLLLDEPFSNLDADLQNKIREELRDILKKTGITTIFVTHDQNDARILADKMVLLNQGKIEKYGNPCDMLISS from the coding sequence ATGTCATACGTGACGATTGAAAATTTGCAGTTTCATTACAACGGGGTTAATGACCATACAATAGAACATTTCAATTTATTGATTGAGCGAGGAGAAATATTGTCCATCCTCGGTTCAAGTGGAAGTGGGAAAAGTACAGTTCTTCGGTTAATTGCTGGACTCGAAATCCCAAGTCAAGGTACCATTAAAATTAATGGAGAGGTGATGGCCAGTAAGGACCACTTCATTGAACCTGAGAAAAGGGGGATTGGCATGGTATTTCAAGATTATGCTCTCTTTCCTCACATGACCGTTGGGAAAAATATTACTTATGGTTTAAAAAAATGGAGTCGACTACAAAAGAAAGAACGTTTACAAGAGATGCTATCCCTTGTTAACTTAACAAACTATACCTATCGCTACCCATATGAATTAAGCGGTGGACAACAACAGAGGGTTGCACTGGCCCGTGCATTAGCCCCAAATCCATCTCTATTGTTACTAGATGAGCCTTTTAGTAACTTAGATGCAGACTTACAAAATAAAATTCGGGAAGAACTACGGGATATCTTAAAGAAGACAGGAATTACAACCATTTTCGTTACCCATGACCAAAATGATGCAAGAATATTAGCTGATAAAATGGTATTGTTGAACCAAGGTAAGATAGAAAAATACGGTAATCCATGTGATATGTTAATCTCATCGTAA
- the thiD gene encoding bifunctional hydroxymethylpyrimidine kinase/phosphomethylpyrimidine kinase, with product MTVVKALTIAGSDSGGGAGIQADVKTFQELGSFGMSVVTAVTAQNTIGVHGVYPIPEEGIVEQIDAIGKDLPPNATKTGMLFSSNIIKAVSGRIREYNLSNIVVDPVMVAKGGAKLLQDDAVKSLKESLLPLATVVTPNIPEAEILTGLTINTVADQKEAAKRIVSMGAKSVVVKGGHGVGAKIIDLFYDGDQFVEHPSKRIETPHTHGTGCTFSAAITAELAQGKSMKEAVQVGKLFIQRGIEQTLGIGQGHGPTNHWAYKQSL from the coding sequence ATGACTGTGGTAAAAGCGTTAACGATTGCAGGTTCAGATAGTGGTGGAGGTGCAGGTATTCAAGCGGATGTAAAAACATTTCAAGAGCTTGGTTCTTTTGGTATGTCAGTTGTAACTGCTGTTACAGCTCAAAATACAATAGGTGTTCATGGGGTTTATCCAATTCCGGAAGAAGGAATTGTAGAACAAATTGATGCCATTGGCAAGGATTTGCCACCAAACGCTACAAAAACTGGTATGTTATTTTCAAGTAACATTATTAAAGCTGTGAGTGGTCGAATTCGAGAGTACAATCTATCGAATATTGTAGTGGACCCAGTGATGGTTGCAAAAGGGGGAGCCAAGCTTCTGCAAGACGATGCAGTAAAATCATTGAAGGAGTCGCTACTTCCTCTTGCTACGGTCGTAACACCAAACATCCCAGAGGCAGAAATTTTAACAGGGTTAACTATCAATACGGTAGCCGATCAAAAGGAAGCTGCAAAACGGATTGTATCGATGGGAGCAAAGTCTGTCGTTGTAAAAGGTGGTCACGGTGTTGGAGCAAAGATTATCGATTTGTTTTATGATGGGGATCAGTTTGTGGAACATCCTTCAAAACGAATTGAAACGCCCCATACACATGGAACTGGATGTACCTTTTCGGCCGCGATAACGGCTGAACTCGCGCAAGGGAAATCGATGAAAGAAGCAGTTCAAGTCGGAAAATTGTTTATTCAAAGGGGCATTGAGCAAACGTTAGGAATAGGGCAAGGTCATGGTCCGACGAATCATTGGGCCTACAAGCAATCACTGTAG
- the thiM gene encoding hydroxyethylthiazole kinase yields MKKLIQTVRETKPLVHNITNVVVTNFTANGLLALGASPIMAYAKEEVEDIAQISGALVLNIGTLTTEEVEAMIMAGKSANKHNVPVVFDPVGAGATPYRTEVAQRILKEVNVSILRGNVSEVAVIAGEDVMTKGVDAAEGGNAIEIGKSVASLFECTVVITGEEDVIVDDQCINVVKNGTPILTKVTGTGCLLSSVIGAFAAVEKDFVKAATAATALYGIAAEKAEENESTNGPGSFQLAFLDQLSLVDETDFQRAKIIETKLKG; encoded by the coding sequence ATGAAGAAACTAATTCAAACAGTACGGGAAACGAAACCGTTAGTACACAATATTACAAATGTGGTCGTCACAAACTTTACGGCAAATGGGCTGTTGGCTTTAGGAGCATCACCAATTATGGCCTACGCGAAAGAGGAAGTGGAAGATATCGCTCAAATATCGGGTGCACTTGTCCTCAATATTGGAACTTTAACTACTGAAGAAGTAGAAGCGATGATTATGGCAGGGAAATCAGCCAACAAACATAACGTTCCAGTTGTTTTCGATCCAGTAGGGGCAGGAGCGACGCCATATCGTACGGAAGTAGCACAACGGATTTTAAAGGAAGTAAACGTCTCTATCCTACGTGGTAATGTATCCGAAGTAGCAGTAATTGCAGGAGAAGATGTCATGACGAAAGGTGTAGATGCTGCAGAAGGCGGAAACGCAATTGAGATTGGGAAAAGTGTGGCGTCATTATTTGAATGTACAGTTGTGATTACAGGTGAGGAAGATGTTATTGTGGACGATCAGTGCATCAACGTTGTCAAAAATGGAACGCCAATATTAACGAAAGTAACAGGTACAGGGTGCTTACTCTCCTCGGTAATTGGTGCCTTTGCCGCTGTAGAAAAAGATTTTGTTAAAGCAGCAACTGCTGCAACTGCACTATATGGAATTGCTGCTGAAAAAGCTGAGGAAAACGAATCAACAAACGGACCAGGGAGTTTCCAACTTGCATTTCTTGATCAACTATCATTAGTAGATGAAACGGATTTTCAGCGAGCTAAAATTATAGAAACGAAACTTAAGGGGTAA
- a CDS encoding Fe(3+) ABC transporter substrate-binding protein: MKQKLASIPLLLMALIGVIFITGCASNESGAEEDQEVVNLYTSRHYDIDDELFEQFKDETGITVNVIKGKSDQLIERITREGEATEADLFFTADAGRLHRAKEAGLLQSINSDQLSENIPAKLTDEDKQWFGLTKRARVIVYAKDRVDPTELSTYENLTDEKWNDKVLIRSSSNIYNQSLLASFIELHGIEEAKLWAKGMVNNMAREPQGGDRDQAKAIAAGEGDVAVMNTYYLGHMLNSTDGEEVNVAKELGIIFPNQETTGTHVNVSGIGVTKHAKNKENAIKLIEFLSTQSVQEQFASVNYEYPVNPDATAGELLQSWGDFKEQDLNLSILGENNAEAVKVFNEVNWK; encoded by the coding sequence ATGAAACAAAAACTTGCATCAATCCCACTTTTACTAATGGCTTTAATTGGGGTAATCTTCATCACTGGTTGCGCCAGTAACGAAAGTGGTGCAGAAGAAGACCAAGAGGTTGTAAACTTATATACGAGTCGTCACTATGATATTGACGATGAGCTATTTGAACAGTTTAAAGACGAAACAGGTATAACAGTAAACGTAATTAAAGGGAAATCCGACCAACTGATTGAACGTATCACCCGCGAAGGTGAAGCTACTGAAGCAGATTTGTTTTTCACTGCCGATGCTGGACGACTACATAGAGCAAAAGAAGCAGGCTTACTTCAGTCTATCAATAGTGATCAATTAAGTGAAAATATTCCGGCAAAGTTAACAGATGAAGATAAACAGTGGTTCGGCCTGACAAAGCGTGCCCGTGTTATCGTTTATGCGAAAGACCGTGTAGATCCAACTGAATTGTCAACTTATGAAAATTTAACGGATGAGAAATGGAATGACAAAGTATTAATCCGTTCTTCATCTAACATTTATAATCAATCCTTACTCGCTTCCTTTATTGAATTACATGGTATAGAAGAAGCAAAATTATGGGCTAAAGGTATGGTGAATAACATGGCGAGAGAACCACAAGGTGGAGATCGTGATCAAGCGAAGGCTATTGCAGCTGGCGAAGGTGATGTAGCAGTCATGAACACGTATTATCTTGGGCATATGCTAAACTCCACTGATGGTGAGGAAGTAAATGTAGCAAAAGAATTAGGAATCATCTTCCCTAACCAGGAAACAACCGGTACTCACGTTAACGTCAGTGGTATTGGTGTGACAAAACATGCCAAAAACAAAGAAAATGCAATTAAACTAATCGAGTTTCTATCTACACAATCAGTCCAAGAGCAGTTTGCTAGTGTAAACTATGAGTATCCAGTCAATCCTGATGCTACTGCCGGGGAACTTCTACAATCATGGGGAGACTTTAAGGAACAAGATTTAAACCTTTCCATTCTTGGTGAAAATAACGCAGAGGCTGTTAAAGTCTTTAATGAAGTGAACTGGAAGTAA